One Pseudomonas brassicacearum genomic region harbors:
- a CDS encoding RNA pyrophosphohydrolase, translated as MIDPDGFRPNVGIILTNDAGQVLWARRINQDAWQFPQGGINPQETPEEALYRELNEEVGLEREDVEILACTRGWLRYRLPQRLVRTHSQPLCIGQKQKWFLLRLISNEQRVRMDLTGKPEFDGWRWVSYWYPLGQVVTFKREVYRRALKELAPRLLTRD; from the coding sequence GTGATCGACCCCGATGGTTTCCGCCCCAATGTGGGGATCATTCTTACGAATGATGCAGGGCAGGTGCTATGGGCTCGCCGTATCAATCAAGACGCCTGGCAGTTTCCCCAGGGCGGGATCAATCCCCAGGAGACGCCGGAAGAGGCCTTGTACCGCGAGTTGAATGAAGAAGTGGGGCTTGAGCGAGAAGATGTCGAAATACTCGCCTGCACCCGAGGCTGGTTGCGCTATCGTTTGCCGCAACGCCTGGTCCGCACGCACAGCCAACCGCTGTGCATCGGCCAGAAGCAGAAATGGTTTCTCCTGCGCCTGATCTCCAACGAGCAGCGGGTGCGGATGGATTTGACCGGTAAACCGGAGTTCGATGGCTGGCGCTGGGTCAGTTATTGGTATCCGTTGGGCCAGGTGGTGACATTCAAGCGCGAAGTGTATCGACGCGCTCTCAAAGAGCTTGCCCCGCGCCTGCTGACGCGCGACTGA
- a CDS encoding HAD family hydrolase, with the protein MRLALFDLDNTLLGGDSDHAWGDYLCERGFLDAVTYKARNDGFYQDYLAGKLDNAEYLNFCLEILGRTEMDVLAQWHLDYMRDCIEPIVLPQAIDLLEKHRDAGDKLVIITATNRFVTGPIAERLGVETLIATECEMIDGRYSGRSTDVPCFREGKVTRLNRWLEETGHSLEGSYFYSDSMNDLALLEVVTHPVAVDPDPNLRAEAQKRGWPVISLRG; encoded by the coding sequence ATGCGGCTGGCTTTATTCGACTTGGACAACACGTTGCTGGGTGGCGACAGTGACCACGCGTGGGGCGATTACCTGTGTGAGCGCGGTTTCCTCGACGCCGTTACGTACAAGGCGCGCAATGACGGGTTCTACCAGGATTACCTGGCCGGCAAGCTCGACAACGCCGAGTACCTGAACTTTTGCCTGGAAATCCTCGGCCGTACCGAAATGGACGTGCTGGCACAGTGGCATCTTGATTACATGCGCGACTGTATCGAGCCGATTGTGTTGCCCCAGGCCATCGACCTGCTGGAAAAACACCGTGACGCCGGTGACAAACTGGTGATCATCACCGCCACCAACCGCTTCGTCACCGGGCCGATTGCCGAGCGCCTGGGCGTCGAGACCCTGATCGCCACCGAATGCGAAATGATCGACGGTCGCTACAGCGGGCGCAGCACTGATGTCCCGTGTTTTCGCGAGGGCAAGGTGACCCGGCTGAACCGTTGGCTGGAAGAGACCGGGCATTCGTTGGAGGGCAGCTACTTTTACAGCGATTCGATGAATGATCTGGCGCTGCTGGAGGTGGTGACGCATCCGGTGGCGGTGGATCCGGATCCGAACCTCAGGGCCGAGGCCCAGAAGCGGGGTTGGCCGGTGATTTCGCTGCGCGGCTGA
- a CDS encoding DUF2269 family protein, producing METLTALKIAHVVATVLLLVGALGLAIWVWRTRRNGDATAAARMLQRPRLFVWLVMGLALASLPFSGWWMVHQVGWPLGQTWLLASSVLYTVAALAGFWLVVRLNKLRKVPAAGSGKFTLALALFSVVCFIAIAGLMGAKPV from the coding sequence ATGGAAACGTTGACCGCGCTGAAGATCGCTCACGTTGTAGCCACTGTATTGCTATTGGTGGGCGCCCTGGGGCTGGCCATCTGGGTCTGGCGGACGCGCCGCAATGGCGATGCCACGGCGGCCGCGCGCATGCTGCAACGCCCTCGGCTGTTTGTCTGGCTGGTGATGGGCCTTGCGTTGGCGAGCCTGCCGTTCAGCGGATGGTGGATGGTGCATCAGGTCGGCTGGCCATTGGGGCAGACCTGGTTGCTGGCTTCCAGCGTGCTCTACACCGTGGCGGCGTTGGCAGGGTTCTGGCTGGTGGTGCGGTTGAACAAACTGCGCAAAGTGCCGGCGGCGGGCAGTGGCAAATTCACCTTGGCTCTGGCGCTGTTCAGCGTTGTCTGCTTTATCGCCATTGCGGGGTTGATGGGGGCCAAGCCGGTTTAA
- the ilvA gene encoding threonine ammonia-lyase, biosynthetic, with protein sequence MLEQYVKKILTSRVYDVAVETPLQTARQLSERLGNTILLKREDLQPVFSFKIRGAYNKLTQLSDEERARGVVTASAGNHAQGLALAAKVLGVKATIVMPKTTPEIKVEGVRSRGGKVVLHGDSFPEALAYSLKLVDEKGYVYIHPYDDPHTIAGQGTVAMEILRQHPAPLDAIFVPVGGGGLIAGIAAYVKYLRPDIKIIGVEPDDSNCLQAAMAAGERVVLPTVGLFADGVAVAQIGQHTFDICKHHVDEVITVSTDEICAAIKDIYDDTRSITEPAGALGVAGIKKYVESRGISGQTLVAIDSGANVNFDRLRHVAERAELGEGREAIIAVTIPEKPGSFKAFCEAVGKRQITEFNYRYNTGSEAHIFVGVQTHPENDPRSALIASLTEQGFPVLDLTDNELAKLHIRHMVGGHAAHVIDEVVLRFEFPERPGALFNFLNKLGGRWNISMFHYRNHGAADGRVVAGLQVPHDERHLVPAALEAIGYPYWDESDNPAYQLFLG encoded by the coding sequence ATGCTTGAACAGTACGTCAAAAAGATCCTCACCTCGCGCGTTTACGACGTTGCCGTAGAAACCCCGCTGCAGACCGCTCGCCAGCTTTCCGAGCGGCTGGGCAACACCATCTTGCTCAAGCGCGAAGACTTGCAGCCGGTGTTCTCGTTCAAGATTCGCGGGGCCTACAACAAGCTGACCCAGCTCAGCGACGAAGAACGCGCCCGTGGCGTGGTCACGGCGTCAGCAGGCAACCACGCCCAAGGCCTGGCGCTGGCGGCCAAGGTATTGGGCGTCAAAGCCACCATCGTGATGCCCAAGACCACGCCGGAAATCAAGGTCGAAGGCGTTCGCTCCCGTGGCGGCAAAGTGGTGCTGCATGGCGATTCGTTCCCCGAAGCCCTGGCCTACTCGCTGAAACTGGTCGACGAAAAGGGCTACGTCTACATCCACCCGTATGACGATCCCCACACCATTGCCGGGCAGGGCACGGTGGCAATGGAGATCCTGCGCCAGCACCCGGCCCCCCTCGATGCGATTTTCGTCCCGGTGGGCGGCGGCGGGCTGATCGCCGGTATCGCGGCCTACGTGAAATACCTGCGGCCGGACATCAAGATCATCGGCGTCGAGCCGGACGACTCCAACTGCCTGCAAGCCGCCATGGCCGCCGGTGAGCGCGTGGTGCTGCCGACCGTGGGGCTGTTTGCCGACGGCGTCGCCGTCGCGCAGATCGGCCAGCACACCTTTGATATCTGCAAGCATCATGTGGACGAAGTGATCACCGTCAGTACCGACGAGATCTGCGCTGCCATCAAGGACATCTACGACGATACCCGCTCGATCACCGAACCTGCCGGCGCCTTGGGCGTGGCCGGGATCAAGAAGTACGTCGAATCGCGCGGCATCAGCGGCCAGACCCTGGTGGCCATCGACTCCGGCGCCAACGTCAACTTCGACCGCTTGCGTCACGTGGCCGAGCGCGCCGAACTGGGCGAGGGCCGCGAAGCGATCATCGCGGTGACCATTCCCGAGAAGCCGGGCAGCTTCAAGGCGTTCTGCGAAGCGGTCGGCAAGCGCCAGATCACCGAATTCAACTATCGCTACAACACCGGCAGCGAGGCGCACATCTTCGTGGGCGTGCAGACGCACCCGGAAAACGACCCGCGCAGCGCGCTGATCGCCAGCCTGACCGAGCAAGGCTTTCCGGTGCTGGACCTGACCGATAACGAATTGGCCAAGCTGCACATCCGCCACATGGTGGGCGGGCACGCGGCCCACGTCATCGACGAAGTGGTGCTGCGCTTCGAATTCCCGGAACGCCCGGGGGCGCTGTTCAATTTCCTCAATAAGCTGGGCGGACGCTGGAATATCTCGATGTTCCATTACCGCAACCATGGCGCGGCGGATGGCCGTGTGGTCGCAGGGCTACAAGTGCCTCACGATGAACGCCACCTGGTGCCGGCCGCCCTGGAAGCAATCGGCTACCCGTACTGGGATGAAAGCGATAACCCGGCGTACCAGCTGTTCCTGGGTTAA
- the rpiA gene encoding ribose-5-phosphate isomerase RpiA: MTQDQLKQAVAQAAVDLILPKLDDKSVVGVGTGSTANCFIDALAQHKGAFDGAVASSEATAARLKGHGIPVYELNTVSDLEFYVDGADESDAHLNLIKGGGAALTREKIVAAVAKTFICIADASKLVPVLGAFPLPVEVIPMARSHVARQLVKLGGDPVYREGVLTDNGNIILDVYNLQITNPVELESQINAIVGVVTNGLFAARPADVLLLGTLEGVKTLRAE, encoded by the coding sequence ATGACCCAGGATCAACTCAAACAGGCCGTGGCCCAGGCCGCTGTCGACCTCATCCTCCCGAAACTGGATGACAAGAGCGTCGTCGGGGTCGGCACCGGCTCTACGGCCAACTGCTTCATCGACGCGCTGGCACAACACAAAGGCGCGTTCGACGGCGCGGTCGCCAGTTCCGAAGCCACCGCTGCGCGGCTCAAGGGCCACGGGATCCCGGTGTATGAGCTCAACACTGTGAGCGACCTGGAGTTCTACGTCGATGGTGCCGACGAAAGCGATGCGCACCTGAACCTGATCAAAGGCGGCGGCGCAGCCCTGACGCGCGAGAAAATTGTCGCAGCCGTGGCCAAGACCTTCATCTGCATCGCCGATGCCAGCAAATTGGTGCCGGTGCTCGGCGCGTTCCCGCTGCCGGTGGAAGTCATCCCGATGGCCCGCAGCCACGTCGCCCGCCAATTGGTGAAACTGGGCGGCGACCCGGTGTACCGCGAAGGGGTGTTGACCGATAACGGCAATATCATCCTGGATGTGTACAACCTGCAGATCACTAACCCGGTGGAGCTGGAAAGCCAGATCAACGCTATCGTTGGCGTGGTCACCAATGGTCTGTTCGCGGCGCGTCCGGCGGATGTGCTGTTACTGGGGACCCTTGAAGGGGTGAAGACGCTGCGGGCTGAATAA
- a CDS encoding SdiA-regulated domain-containing protein — translation MRRLARPKPLILMLLMSVLIASIAAGQYLRLFERAWFNFNTLWHPLSEQSIALDQYRVTMEAQAIEGLDDDVSALTFDPVRKSLFTVTNQNSELIELSLDGKILRRIALVGFGDPEAVEFISENTYVVSDERQQRLIKIHLEDDTQFLDAADAEQMSLGVHMSRNKGFEGLAYDSVGKRLFVAKERDPMLIYEVHGFPHHNPEKSYAVHVINNPKRDAGLFVRDLSSLQYDERSGHLLALSDESRLIIELDIDGRPLSTLSLNKGRQGLQKTVPQAEGLAMDDDGNLYLVSEPNLFYVFQKPQP, via the coding sequence ATGCGCCGACTCGCCCGCCCCAAGCCCTTGATTTTAATGCTCTTGATGAGCGTGCTGATTGCCTCGATCGCAGCGGGGCAGTACCTGCGCCTGTTCGAGCGCGCCTGGTTCAATTTCAATACCCTCTGGCACCCCCTCAGCGAACAGTCCATCGCACTGGACCAATACCGGGTCACGATGGAGGCGCAGGCGATCGAGGGTCTGGACGATGACGTTTCGGCGCTGACGTTCGATCCGGTACGCAAAAGCCTATTCACCGTCACCAACCAGAATTCCGAGCTCATCGAGTTGTCACTGGATGGCAAGATCCTGCGGCGTATCGCCTTGGTCGGTTTTGGTGATCCGGAAGCGGTGGAGTTCATCAGTGAAAACACCTACGTCGTCTCCGACGAGCGCCAGCAGCGGCTGATCAAGATCCATCTGGAAGACGATACCCAATTCCTTGACGCCGCCGACGCCGAGCAAATGAGCCTCGGCGTGCACATGAGCAGGAACAAAGGCTTCGAAGGGCTGGCCTACGATTCGGTGGGTAAACGCCTGTTCGTGGCCAAGGAGCGCGACCCGATGTTGATTTATGAAGTGCACGGGTTTCCCCATCACAATCCAGAAAAATCCTACGCGGTTCATGTGATCAACAACCCCAAGCGCGATGCCGGGCTGTTCGTGCGCGACCTCTCGAGCCTGCAATACGACGAACGCAGCGGCCATTTGCTGGCGCTGTCCGATGAGTCGCGGTTGATTATCGAGCTGGATATCGACGGCCGGCCGTTGAGCACGCTGTCGCTGAACAAGGGTCGCCAAGGCTTGCAGAAAACCGTGCCCCAGGCCGAAGGCCTCGCCATGGATGACGATGGCAACCTGTATTTGGTGAGCGAGCCGAATCTGTTTTATGTGTTCCAGAAGCCGCAGCCTTGA
- a CDS encoding SdiA-regulated domain-containing protein, translating to MLWNAFPDGQDPSTAPAKPVRSRFALPWYVWSLLALAAAYGLAFAMHWDDRGLLWLSEHLQSPAQRQESTWLPAYHAVIDAKPLPGMEKDEASDVTYNPQTKTLFAVMGKNPFLAELTLQGDVLRKMPLVGWSNPEGVAYMENGLLAITDERNHTLTIVHVDANTHELNNADFPHYDLGPSKNQNKGFEAIVWDPRNQQLILGEERPPALFTWKSDGSRLLKGDKQIHTSNELDLRNLSALAMDPRTGHLLVLSADSHLLLELDEKGEQVSFMTLLGGFNGLKDTIPRAEGVTIDEAGNLYMVSEPNLFYRFEKQR from the coding sequence ATTCTCTGGAACGCATTCCCCGATGGCCAAGACCCAAGCACTGCCCCCGCCAAACCCGTCCGCTCTCGCTTCGCCCTGCCCTGGTATGTCTGGTCGCTGCTGGCGCTGGCTGCCGCCTATGGCTTGGCGTTTGCCATGCATTGGGATGACCGGGGCCTGCTTTGGCTATCGGAACACCTCCAGAGCCCAGCCCAGCGCCAGGAAAGCACCTGGTTGCCGGCCTACCACGCCGTGATCGACGCCAAGCCGCTACCAGGCATGGAGAAGGATGAAGCATCCGATGTGACCTACAACCCGCAGACCAAAACCCTGTTCGCCGTCATGGGCAAAAACCCGTTCCTGGCAGAGTTGACCCTGCAAGGCGACGTGCTGCGCAAGATGCCGCTGGTAGGCTGGAGCAATCCCGAAGGCGTGGCCTATATGGAGAACGGCCTGCTGGCCATTACCGATGAGCGAAATCACACGCTGACGATCGTCCACGTTGATGCCAATACCCACGAACTGAACAATGCCGACTTCCCGCACTACGACCTCGGCCCTTCAAAGAACCAGAACAAAGGCTTCGAAGCGATCGTCTGGGATCCACGCAACCAGCAACTGATACTCGGAGAGGAACGTCCGCCGGCGCTGTTCACCTGGAAAAGCGACGGCAGCCGACTGCTCAAGGGCGACAAGCAGATCCATACCAGCAACGAATTGGACCTGCGCAACCTCTCGGCCCTGGCGATGGACCCGCGCACCGGGCATTTGCTGGTGCTTTCGGCCGATTCTCATCTGCTGTTGGAGCTGGACGAAAAAGGCGAACAGGTTAGCTTCATGACATTGCTGGGCGGTTTCAACGGCCTGAAGGACACGATCCCCCGCGCCGAAGGTGTCACCATTGATGAAGCTGGCAACCTCTACATGGTCAGCGAACCGAACCTGTTCTACCGTTTCGAGAAACAACGCTGA